From the Halalkalicoccus sp. CGA53 genome, one window contains:
- a CDS encoding FkbM family methyltransferase, whose translation MLSWNRPVEIYRSEGVVALGARTTRLLGNRLADAYWVGRRSRPITVAGVTATFPIDGWYESYRLRRSLSLERPMLRDLLRSLGPEDVFYDVGAHVGLYSCFAARVVGGDSVVAFEPDPENVETLCRNLSYNASGAKVLDCALASEGGTVVFEGADGPFRSRGSIVADGGPNATVVEQRAGDALVAAGEIPPPTVLKIDVEGAESLVIDGLSGSLADDRCRLVYCELHRESDRRPSAEDCGSTPAEVTSRLRSLGFETEVLCDRSAELLVKAERLG comes from the coding sequence ATGCTGTCGTGGAATCGGCCCGTCGAGATCTATCGCAGCGAAGGGGTGGTGGCCCTCGGTGCGAGGACGACGCGTCTCCTCGGGAACAGGCTCGCCGACGCCTACTGGGTCGGCCGTCGATCACGTCCAATCACGGTCGCCGGCGTGACGGCGACGTTTCCGATCGACGGCTGGTACGAGTCGTACCGGCTCCGCCGATCGCTGTCGCTCGAGCGCCCGATGCTCCGTGACCTCCTGCGTTCGCTCGGCCCGGAGGACGTCTTCTACGACGTCGGGGCCCACGTCGGGCTCTACAGCTGTTTCGCCGCCCGCGTCGTCGGCGGGGACAGCGTCGTCGCGTTCGAACCCGACCCGGAGAACGTCGAGACGCTCTGTCGAAACCTCTCGTACAACGCGAGCGGGGCGAAGGTCCTCGACTGCGCGCTCGCGTCGGAGGGCGGGACGGTGGTGTTCGAGGGGGCCGACGGCCCGTTCCGGAGCCGCGGCTCGATCGTCGCGGACGGCGGGCCGAACGCGACCGTCGTCGAGCAGCGAGCGGGCGACGCGCTCGTCGCAGCGGGCGAGATCCCGCCACCGACGGTGCTCAAGATCGACGTCGAGGGTGCGGAGTCGCTCGTCATCGACGGACTCTCGGGGTCGCTCGCCGACGACCGCTGTCGGCTCGTCTACTGCGAACTCCACCGCGAGAGCGACCGACGCCCTTCGGCCGAGGACTGTGGATCGACCCCGGCGGAGGTGACCTCACGGCTCCGCTCGCTCGGCTTCGAGACGGAGGTGCTCTGCGACCGGAGCGCGGAACTGCTGGTGAAGGCCGAGCGACTGGGGTGA
- a CDS encoding DUF7344 domain-containing protein — MATDRETTHSKSELFSILSSHRRRYAIHICKREGGPVSLSDLAEHVAAWELDKDRAELTSAERKRIYTSLQQTHLPTLAESGIIEYDGREAELTEEAERLEVYMDVVPGDSVPWAVYYLGLSAIALCVIVGLWIELIPTHQVPELGWVTALIVLFAASAVVHAYTNQRYRLGAMERPP, encoded by the coding sequence ATGGCGACGGACAGAGAGACGACACACTCGAAAAGCGAACTGTTCTCCATCCTGAGTAGCCATCGCCGTCGGTACGCGATCCACATCTGCAAGCGCGAGGGGGGGCCGGTGAGCCTCTCGGACCTCGCCGAACACGTCGCGGCCTGGGAGCTCGATAAGGACCGTGCCGAACTGACCTCCGCGGAGCGAAAGCGGATCTACACCTCGCTCCAGCAGACGCACCTCCCCACGCTCGCCGAGAGCGGCATCATCGAGTACGACGGCCGCGAGGCGGAGCTGACCGAGGAGGCCGAACGCCTCGAGGTGTACATGGACGTCGTCCCCGGCGACTCGGTCCCGTGGGCGGTCTACTACCTCGGGCTCTCCGCGATCGCCCTCTGTGTGATCGTCGGCCTCTGGATCGAGCTGATACCGACACACCAGGTTCCCGAACTCGGCTGGGTGACCGCGCTGATCGTCCTGTTCGCCGCGAGCGCCGTCGTCCACGCGTACACCAACCAGCGCTACCGGCTCGGGGCAATGGAGCGCCCACCCTGA
- a CDS encoding signal peptidase I → MSGTLVGRALSALLVLALLAMLVGAALGQPVGLAYVASGSMEPTLSTGDGFLAVPSAFVEVEEGDVVVFEARELHDGGLTTHRVVGETDAGYVTRGDANPFTDQDGPEPPVTDDRIVAVAPQVNGEVVSIPHLGTGVMALQTAVGGIGPLGRSAGSLLVWIGLLLTCVALLSNRGTTHRTTDRSRSRAGVIGTRTLVVVVVALVVIPVTAAMVVPSGVHTFGIASTTADSDDPLAIEPGETSTVEHTLHNDGVVPAVAVLEPASDGIAVESDRRSLPGGSSEPVSVTLSAPEEEGEYYRSFTEHRYLAVLPSVLLVWLHGIHPLVALSAVNLVALSIFLVLAAVVAGLRPQRIRSPSTPLSVRVRRTALAWWERL, encoded by the coding sequence GTGAGCGGAACGCTCGTCGGACGCGCGCTCTCGGCTCTCCTCGTACTGGCCCTCCTCGCGATGCTCGTCGGGGCCGCGCTCGGACAGCCGGTCGGCCTCGCGTACGTCGCGAGCGGGAGCATGGAGCCGACGCTCTCGACCGGCGACGGCTTCCTCGCGGTCCCGAGCGCGTTCGTCGAGGTCGAGGAGGGCGACGTCGTCGTCTTCGAGGCGCGCGAACTCCACGACGGCGGCCTGACGACCCACCGCGTCGTCGGCGAGACCGACGCCGGCTACGTGACGCGCGGGGACGCCAACCCGTTCACCGATCAGGACGGCCCCGAGCCGCCGGTCACCGACGACCGGATCGTCGCGGTCGCGCCCCAGGTGAACGGCGAGGTCGTCTCGATCCCGCACCTCGGGACCGGCGTGATGGCGCTTCAGACCGCCGTCGGGGGGATCGGACCGCTGGGCAGGAGCGCCGGGTCGCTGCTCGTCTGGATCGGCCTCCTCCTCACCTGTGTCGCGCTCCTCTCGAACCGGGGGACGACACACCGAACGACCGATCGATCGCGCTCGCGAGCGGGCGTGATCGGGACGCGAACGCTCGTCGTCGTGGTGGTAGCGCTGGTCGTGATCCCCGTCACCGCGGCGATGGTCGTTCCGAGCGGGGTCCACACGTTCGGGATCGCCAGCACGACCGCCGACTCCGACGACCCGCTCGCGATCGAACCCGGGGAGACCTCGACGGTCGAGCACACGCTCCACAACGACGGCGTCGTTCCGGCGGTCGCCGTCCTCGAACCGGCGAGCGACGGGATCGCCGTCGAATCCGACCGCCGTTCGCTCCCGGGTGGGTCCTCGGAACCGGTCTCGGTCACGCTGTCGGCCCCCGAGGAGGAGGGCGAGTACTACCGTTCGTTCACCGAACACCGCTACCTCGCGGTGCTCCCGTCGGTCCTCTTGGTGTGGCTCCACGGGATCCACCCGCTGGTCGCGCTCTCGGCGGTGAACCTCGTCGCACTCTCGATCTTCCTGGTGCTCGCGGCGGTCGTGGCCGGCCTGCGACCGCAGCGGATCCGATCGCCCTCGACGCCGCTCTCCGTACGCGTCAGGCGGACCGCCCTCGCCTGGTGGGAGCGCCTGTGA